A section of the Primulina eburnea isolate SZY01 chromosome 1, ASM2296580v1, whole genome shotgun sequence genome encodes:
- the LOC140835905 gene encoding uncharacterized protein, with the protein MQVAYLCMILCVQVFTAQASRELDSLLQGYAFEALVRPRTGVVYDATVPSNFTGIGVAALRLRSGSLRRKGVERYKEFRIPVGVIEQPYVERLVLVYHNLANWSGLYYPLPGYNFLTPVLGLLAYDATDLSAKNVSELDFRAYGDPISIGFSNVRSGLNGSSPKCVFFGLDGSVGFDNVVNGNTCLTRNQGHFSIVVESLATPPAPAPAGGGNGGKRRKKKCG; encoded by the coding sequence ATGCAAGTTGCATATCTGTGCATGATCCTCTGTGTTCAAGTGTTCACGGCTCAGGCGAGTAGAGAGCTTGATTCTCTGCTTCAAGGATATGCTTTCGAGGCTTTAGTCAGGCCAAGAACTGGTGTTGTTTATGATGCAACAGTGCCCTCCAACTTCACCGGCATTGGAGTGGCGGCTCTGCGGTTGAGGAGCGGCAGCCTGCGGCGGAAAGGAGTGGAAAGGTACAAAGAGTTTCGTATTCCAGTCGGTGTCATTGAGCAGCCTTATGTCGAGAGGCTTGTGTTAGTGTACCATAATCTGGCAAATTGGTCAGGTTTATACTATCCTTTGCCTGGTTACAACTTTCTAACCCCAGTTTTAGGACTTTTAGCTTATGATGCCACTGATTTATCTGCCAAAAATGTATCCGAACTTGATTTTCGGGCTTATGGCGATCCGATTTCAATCGGGTTTTCGAATGTGCGATCTGGGTTGAATGGATCTTCGCCAAAATGTGTGTTTTTTGGTTTAGATGGGTCGGTCGGATTCGACAATGTGGTGAATGGAAATACTTGTCTGACTAGAAACCAGGGCCACTTTTCCATTGTAGTGGAGTCACTAGCTACTCCTCCGGCACCTGCGCCTGCAGGAGGCGGCAAT
- the LOC140809123 gene encoding glutathione S-transferase T3-like, with the protein MPIENEPPTPTFVLETRLSDRETRVDLENVQNTDVDVEGTKKRIIWKKEEDELLARSYVTMSDDPVIGNDQKGNDFWRRVADHYNENRPAGSSRRALNVIRSHWHNTVQKKVNGFNANYNSVYNTYRSGHSDEDILRFAYEKYRDENNGVAFNLEHVWRIMKTRPLFTPQSDDHLVGTKKARISESGASNTSSNKDASIDLDINEEEIRPIGQKVAKIKGKNKAKSSMKDLTTRYDSLFESFTQYTDIKKNESEWKQKELAIEEMKAKAALNKSEAKKSKYLLKEYEILSKDTSQMTPEQLLVHEHMCDQIRDKWNM; encoded by the coding sequence ATGCCAATCGAAAACGAGCCGCCAACTCCTACGTTTGTCCTAGAGACTCGGTTGTCCGACCGTGAAACACGAGTTGATCTCGAAAATGTGCAAAATACTGATGTAGATGTTGAGGGTACGAAGAAGCGAATAATATGGAAAAAGGAGGAAGACGAGCTACTAGCGAGATCGTATGTCACAATGAGTGATGACCCAGTCATCGGCAATGATCAGAAGGGGAATGATTTCTGGAGACGTGTTGCGGACCACTACAATGAAAATCGTCCCGCTGGTTCATCTCGGAGAGCTTTAAACGTGATTCGATCTCATTGGCACAATACCGTCCAAAAAAAGGTAAATGGCTTCAACGCAAATTATAATAGTGTTTACAATACTTATCGAAGCGGACATAGTGATGAAGACATATTGCGGTTTGCATATGAAAAATATCGTGATGAAAATAATGGAGTTGCATTTAATCTGGAGCATGTGTGGAGAATCATGAAAACACGTCCACTGTTCACTCCACAATCCGATGATCACTTGGTTGGTACAAAGAAAGCGAGAATCTCAGAGTCGGGGGCTAGCAACACCTCATCGAACAAAGATGCGagtattgatttagatataAATGAAGAAGAGATTCGTCCAATTGGTCAAAAAGTCGCAAAAATAAAAGGTAAAAACAAAGCAAAATCATCGATGAAGGATTTGACAACCAGATACGACAGTTTGTTCGAAAGTTTTACTCAGTATACAGACATAAAGAAGAACGAATCTGAATGGAAACAAAAAGAACTTGCAATAGAGGAGATGAAAGCAAAAGCGGCTTTGAACAAATCTGAAGCTAAAAAGAGCAAATATTTGCTTAAGGAATACGAAATCCTTTCGAAAGACACTTCACAAATGACGCCGGAGCAGCTTTTAGTTCATGAACATATGTGTGACCAAATTAGAGATAAATGGAATATGTAA